The Candidatus Zixiibacteriota bacterium genomic interval CTGGCTACACTCCCGACACGAGAGTGGATATCGGGACTTGGAGAGGTCATCAAATATGGCGGTCTGATGGGCGGCCCGGTACTTGAATGGTTATACGATATTCATGATTGGCCGGTCGATCAACAGGGTCGCATGCTCCAGAAAGTGGTCGTTGAGTGCTCCGGGTATAAAGCCAGAGTGGTCGCTGCCGATGAGACCGAGAGGGGACAGAGAATGGTTCTCAACCTGGGCCATACCTTCTCGCATGCCATAGAAGCGACTGTCGGGTTCGGAAAGCTGACCCACGGCGAGGCCCTGATCATTGGATTGAAGGCGGCAGTCGATCTTAGCTGCATTCTTAGCCGTCGTCGAGAGGCAACTCTTAAAAAGTATGATAAAATCTTGACCGGCTTCCTGAAATACGTGAGACGGCGCAGAATCGATGCTGCCGGGGTAATGAAGGCAATGCAGGTCGACAAGAAACGCGGCAATCTGACGGCAAAATTCATCTTGCTTGAAAAACCGGGAAGGCCTATCATTGCGGAAGGAATAAACAGGGATCTGGTATATAAATCACTGCTATCGGCTTTAGAGGTTTACGGGCTTTTCGGAGGACGCAATGCCTAAAATTCTTGTTGTTAATGGTCCTAATCTCAATTTGCTGGGCAGGAGAGAGCCGGAAATTTATGGTTCCCGGAGCCTGGAGGATCTCAACGACAAGCTGGTTCTGCTGGCCGCCGAGCTAAAAGTCGAGCTTGAGTTTTTTCAGTCCAATTCTGAAGCCGAACTGATCGACTTTATTCACACTAAGGGGTTTGATGCGGATGGCATGATTATCAATCCCGGGGCGTTCAGCCACTATAGTATCGCCCTGCGTGATGCTATTGCGGCGGTCGGCATTGACACGATTGAGGTCCATCTGTCGAATATTTATAGTCGGGAGGAGTTCCGACACAAGTCGGTTATTGCGCCGGTGTGCCTGGGACATCTGGTCGGTTTCGGATTCTACGGTTACGCTATGGCGCTCAGCTATTTCAGTGACCTGTCGAAAGAGGAATAGTTCATGAGAGTGGCGCGCTTTTTCATAATTGCCGTGAGTATGATTTTGATTAGACTCGTCTCGTGTACTCAGCAGCCGCTGACACAGGAAGCCCTGCTTACGACGCTTGATTCTCTTGAGTATAAAATGGAATGGCTCGATTACCGCATTTCTCTGGCCATGTGGGAACTGTACACCACCGGTGAATCGGACTCTCTTCGTTACTATCAAAATCTTTACGGTGAGGTAGTCTCTGGCCCCGAAATCTACCAGCAGTTGTCTTCGGGCGGAGCGCTGCTTACCGATGAGCTTAACCAGCGCAGAAGAGACATACTTTTCGGCGCCGTTCTGGTTGGCAAGGTTGAAACCGATAGGGACATAAGCGAGCTGCGCGATTCGCTGGAAGTGGTGAATATCAACTACCGTCCGGAATTCGAGGGGGCTGAGAGGACCTCGGGATACCTCTACAGCGTGTTTCGCACGGATCCAGGCCGTACCCGCCGGGAGCTTGCGTACCGGGCGTGGTGTTCGGTCGGCGATGAACTTGCCGAAGGTCTCGAACAACTGCTCCGGATGCGGGACCAACGGGCACGCCGTCTTGGCTATAATAGTTACATCGCCCTTAGCTTCGGTGCCAACGGAATCGACATGACTAACTATCGGGCGCTGTTAAGACAACTGGATTCGCTCAGCGCTCAACCCTACCTTGAGATAATTAAAAGAATTGCGACCGACCTCAATGTTGACCGTCCGGAGATTTGGGACCTGTCCTATTCCTACGGTGACATAACGACGCAGGTGGATCGCTTTTTCCCGGCTGATTCCCAGATGAACTACATCCAGCGGAGTCTCGAAGGGGTTGGTTTTGACCTCGATAAGATGCCCATTTACTACGATCTGGTTGACAGGCAGGGAAAGTCGCAATTCGCGTTCGCGTTTCCGATCAAGCCGCCTCATGATGTCCGCGTACTGGCGAGCCTGTATGATGGCATGTACAGCACCCGGATGCTTTTCCACGAGATCGGGCACGCCGTTCACTACACGCAGATCGCGCAGGACAATCCATTATTCATCAACAATATTCAGGGCGCCTGGTCCGAGGCTATGGCTCAGACAATTTCCGCTCTGATGGATGACAAATTCTGGCTGGCTGAATATGCCCACATGCCGGAGCAATTGATAGATTCCTATCTAAAATCGAAGCGGGCGCAGGATATCATTTACCTGCGCACGACACTGGTGAGGCTTTATTTCGAACTTGAAGCCTACACCAATCCCAACCGGGATATCAACAAGCTTTACTGGGACCTGTTTGAGAAGTACATGATGTTACCCCGGCATGATGATATGAAACCGTGGGCGGCCATATTCCACTACACGACCCACCCCGTCTATCTGCAGAATTATCTGTATGCCGACATTGTGGCCGCACAGACGATAGACTTTCTAAAGACCAATTACGGCAGCTTCGTTGACAACCCCATGACCAGCGCGTTTCTGATTCAGAATTACTACCGTTTCGGCGGACGGTACGACTGGCGGGAATTGCTCAAGCGGGGAACGGACGAAGAATTCAATCCAGCTTATTTCATCAAGCGGATAGGCTTGTAGAGTATATACCCTCAGCGTTTCATTATCGGGATGCCGATGCCGAATTCGATGCCGATGCACTCGCCGAAGAAATCGACCTCGTAGCCCCACAGGTCGTCGATCTGTCTGCCTTTGGAAAAAGCCCGCGTGTAATATAACTCGTATCGCATGTTATAGCTTTTCGATGAATACGAAAACAACCCGAAACCTAACCGTATAAAAGAATACGTACCCAACTCCAAGTCCGGGCCGCTTTGTGGCCACTTTGCCGTAAAGAGCCCAACATCGAGACGAGCATAGGGAATGGATCGAGTGAGGGTCCGCAGGTTATATATACCGCTGACCGAATAGAACCATCCCTGACCATTGCTCACATCTTCACCGGGGACCGTCTTATAGCCGCGCTGGATACTCGCTTGAAGTCCATAGCGTGGCTGAGGGTAATATGTCAGCGACAGTCCGAAGCCATAAAGTGCCTTATCAACGTCATCGCCGCCAAAATCGTCGATCAACTCCGCTGTCTTTCCGATAACCACACCACCTGTCAAAAACGGAGCCAGGTTCAGTTTTAAATCGACGATATTTGCCGGTTTGGTATCAATTTCAGGTTTGTCTTTCTTCCCGGCGTGGACGGTATTGAAAGCCGCCAGCAATAGTGCTACTGCCAATACAAACGTTCTGCGTGTTCGCATGAATCCCTCCTGTAAAGTGTACGAGATTGCTATCGTTTCAACGCGTCAAGAGCGGAATACCGAGGCCTATCTCGAGACCGACCCGCTCAGCATCGAAACCTATTTCCTGACCATCAAGGCCCTCAGGCTTATTTTCGCCGGAAAAAACTATGCTGTAGTACAGCTCAATCCTGGTGCTTATTGATTTCATTCGAAAGATAAAGACACCTACCCCGGCTCGGCCGTAAGTATGGGTGCCAAGCCCGAGATCATCGTCTCCGGAATAGTCCGGAAGAGTACCGGTTGCGATGCCAAAGTCGATCCGGACATAGGGGATGGACTTGACGTGCTTCAACGAATAGATAGCAAGGCTACCCGAAATTATGCCGCCGCGGATGGCCTCCCACTCACCGGGGAGATGCTTTCGGAAATACTCCAGGTTGAGCCCGATAGAAAACACCGGTTTCGGGTGATAAACCAGCGAAAGCCCGCCGGACCACAGGAGCCTTTCTGAAAACTCATTGTTAATCTGCTCTATCTTTTGCGATGCCTCGCCGACCACCATTGCCGCGCTTAGAAATGGTATGAGATTCAGCTTGGTCTTTCTAATCGTCAGGGGTTCAAAAAGCGTGGAGCTTTTCGTGGAGTCTTGCGCTGACGATATGGAGCCACACGCAAGCAGCAAGAAAATGGCAAGAGTTGTGGCTATGTGACGGGTCCGCATGGACCTCCCCATTTGGTGTATAAAGGTAAATAAGACAATCCTGTCTGCCTAATAAAATGGGATGAACAGTCTTTGTCAAGCGGCGGTGTCGATAAGATTTAGCTTGAGACAACAACCGTGAAAGGCTACCTTATTCCGAAATACTCAAATCGCGCGCGAAAAAATGCAGGAATCGACATTCTCAACACAGCCGGATGATAAAATAACGAACGGTTCGATCTCGAGGTCGATCTTCAGTCTGGCCGTACCGGTTGTGCTGGCCATGTTCATGCAGTTCGCCCTATCCTCGACCGACTACTACTGGGTCGGCAGGCTGGGTCCTACCGCCCAGGATGCTGTCACCAGTTCGATGGTGATTACCTGGACGGTCTACGCCCTTATGACCATTATTTCCGTCGGTATTACGGCTCTGGTCGCCAGATATGTCGGGGCCCGGGACTATAATAAAGTCACGTACTATATAAAGCAGGGTATAGCTATGGCCGTAGTCCTGTCGCTGTTTTTTGGCGCGGCGGGATACCTGCTCACTCCGAGCATACTTAATTTCATGGACACCAGCCCGGCCACCCATGTGCTGGCTTCACCGTATTTGAGGATATTTTTTGCTTCGGCTCTTTTCTTTTTCGGGCAGGACCTGGTCTACGCCATATTTCGTGCTTCGGGAGATACCCGGACTCCCACTCTTGTTGGCATAGGAGGGGTGCTTCTGAATGCCGCCCTGGACCCGCTTTTGATTTTTGGTCTGGGACCGATACCTGCTCTCGGAGTGGCGGGCGCCAGCCTGGCAACATCTATATCAGTAACGGCCGGCGCGGCGGTTATCACGATTCTATTGATGAAAGGCAAACTCGGATACCCGGTTGACAAACCATTCTCAATAACGCCGCATCTTAACTCAATGATCAAGATCGCGCGTATCGGTATGCCAATCGCCAGTCAGCAGTTTATCTTTGTCGTTGTCTATTGGTTTCTCATCAAAGTTGTTCATGTCTACGGGGAAGCCGCTGCCGCCGCGATGGGAATAGGAAATCGGATGGAATCGTTTTCATATCTGACCTGCTACGGATTTTCGGTCGCCGCTTCGACTATGGTCGGCCAGAACCTGGGCGCCAAAAAACCGGATCGGGCAGCCAGATGCGCGTGGGGTGCGGTTGGCATCGCGGTCGCCATCACCTTTGTCATATCTGTGATATTCATAATTTTCCCCAGACAGATCGCCGCCGTCTTCACCGATCACTCCGAAGTGCTCGGGATCGCAATTGACTATCTGATCATTCTCGGTATCTCTCAGATGGCTATGGCGCTGGAAATTGTTCTTGAAGGCGCTTTTGGGGGAGCTGGCGATACCCTCCCGCCGACGTTGGTCATGATCCCGCTATCACTGGCCAGGGTCCCTCTGGCCTATTACCTGGCTTTCCATCTTGACTGGGGCATCAACGGAGTCTGGTGGACCCTCACCTTCACTTCAGTGGCCAAGGGGATTATTCTCGCCTTTGTATTCAAGCTCGGACGATGGAAAACCAAAGAAGTCTGATATTATGTTGCTTCCCCCGGAATATCGCTATTTATTCTTATAATTCGTCAATCGAACTGATCCTCGAAGCGAGGTCGAAAGGGAAAAATTGAGATATGAACAAAAAGTATGTTCGTTTCAGTCCAAAGGGGCAGAATCTGCCAAGATACGGTTCTCTTGAAGTCGACAATGTGACGGCCCTGGACAAGGCTCCCTGGCTTGGGGGGATGGAAACAGGCGATAAATACAAGCTCGATGAAGTACAGCTGCTGGCTCCGGTCGAGCCCTCCAAGGTGGTCTGTATCGGACTGAATTACCACGCCCACGTTAAGGCTTCTCAATCTGCCAACGAGGCCCCGGAATACCCTTTGATTTTCCTCAAACCGCCGTCATCGGTAATCGGTCAGGACGAGAAAATCATATATCCGCCGCAGTCCCAGCGAGTTGATTATGAGGCTGAGCTCGGAGTTGTAGTCGGTCAGACAGCCAAGGGGGTCTCCCGCGATGACGCCATCAAGTACGTATTCGGTTACACCTGTGTCAACGATGTCACCGCCAGGGACCTTCAGAAGAAAGACGGCCAGTGGTCGCGGGCCAAAGGTTTTGATACTTTCTGCCCGGTCGGCCCCTGGATTGTGACGGACTTGAAGTATCAGGATGTTCTGGTTGAGGGCGTACTGAACGGTGAGGTAAAGCAGTCGGGTAGAACCTCGCTCATGATCTTCGACATCCCGTATCTGGTAAGTTACATTTCTTCGGTGATGACCCTTAATCCGGGTGACCTGATTTCCACCGGAACCCCGGCCGGAATTGCGCCGATGAAATCCGGCGATATCATCGAGGTCAAACTGGAGGGGATAGGTACCCTTCGCAACACCATGGCTTGATCCGGGTGCGGCCGGAATTTGCTCGGTCAATGTCGTCCAAATCGGGGAAAAATTGTAGAAACGATTGAGCGAATCAGAGTATCATAAGATAAGATGACGACAAGACTATATTACAAAGATCCTTTCCTCCTGGAATTCGATGCTACGATTGTCGGCGGTGGTCAGCACGAGGAGCGCTTTTTCACGGTGCTCGACCGTTCGGCTTTCTATCCTACATCAGGCGGTCAACAGCATGATACCGGCAGACTGAATGACGTCGAGATAGTCGATGTAATCGAGAGTAATTCCGGCGAGGTGTGGCACATTTCAGGGCGGCCTGTTGGCAGTGTCGGAGCCGCGGTTAAGGGTGTTATTGACAAATCCCGTCGGCAAAGGCACCGCCAGCAGCACACCGCGCAGCACATTCTCAGCCAGACCTTTGTCCGTTTATTCGGGTTCAATACGGTCTCGGTTCATCTCGGTGAGGAATACGGAGCTATTGAGTTCGATACGAAAGAGATAAGCGCGGCGCAACTCGACGAGGCCGAACAATTCGCAATGCAGATAGTGTTTGATAACCTCCCAATCGAGATTCTATTTATCGACAGTTCCCAGGTGGCCGATACACCGCTACGCCGGGCGCCGACCCGCGGAGGTGAAATCCGTGTCATCAAGATCGGAGAGCTGGACTACTCGGCCTGCGGAGGCACTCACTGCGCAACAACCGGGGAGGTCGGAATCATCAAGATTATCGGAACCGAAAAATTGCGC includes:
- the aroB gene encoding 3-dehydroquinate synthase, with translation MPEIVVNLNKRSYPVVVGSGIGSKLPARLRRIAGDARLFVFYDANFYALHGHILQKSLEKDFRTVEIVSPSGERFKSQRQLNKIHDLLFAEKVTRSDLILACGGGVTGDLVGFAASSALRGIRWGIVSTTLLGMVDAAIGGKTGVNHPLGKNLIGSFWQPSIVWCDIDYLATLPTREWISGLGEVIKYGGLMGGPVLEWLYDIHDWPVDQQGRMLQKVVVECSGYKARVVAADETERGQRMVLNLGHTFSHAIEATVGFGKLTHGEALIIGLKAAVDLSCILSRRREATLKKYDKILTGFLKYVRRRRIDAAGVMKAMQVDKKRGNLTAKFILLEKPGRPIIAEGINRDLVYKSLLSALEVYGLFGGRNA
- the aroQ gene encoding type II 3-dehydroquinate dehydratase translates to MPKILVVNGPNLNLLGRREPEIYGSRSLEDLNDKLVLLAAELKVELEFFQSNSEAELIDFIHTKGFDADGMIINPGAFSHYSIALRDAIAAVGIDTIEVHLSNIYSREEFRHKSVIAPVCLGHLVGFGFYGYAMALSYFSDLSKEE
- a CDS encoding M3 family metallopeptidase; its protein translation is MRVARFFIIAVSMILIRLVSCTQQPLTQEALLTTLDSLEYKMEWLDYRISLAMWELYTTGESDSLRYYQNLYGEVVSGPEIYQQLSSGGALLTDELNQRRRDILFGAVLVGKVETDRDISELRDSLEVVNINYRPEFEGAERTSGYLYSVFRTDPGRTRRELAYRAWCSVGDELAEGLEQLLRMRDQRARRLGYNSYIALSFGANGIDMTNYRALLRQLDSLSAQPYLEIIKRIATDLNVDRPEIWDLSYSYGDITTQVDRFFPADSQMNYIQRSLEGVGFDLDKMPIYYDLVDRQGKSQFAFAFPIKPPHDVRVLASLYDGMYSTRMLFHEIGHAVHYTQIAQDNPLFINNIQGAWSEAMAQTISALMDDKFWLAEYAHMPEQLIDSYLKSKRAQDIIYLRTTLVRLYFELEAYTNPNRDINKLYWDLFEKYMMLPRHDDMKPWAAIFHYTTHPVYLQNYLYADIVAAQTIDFLKTNYGSFVDNPMTSAFLIQNYYRFGGRYDWRELLKRGTDEEFNPAYFIKRIGL
- a CDS encoding MATE family efflux transporter; its protein translation is MQESTFSTQPDDKITNGSISRSIFSLAVPVVLAMFMQFALSSTDYYWVGRLGPTAQDAVTSSMVITWTVYALMTIISVGITALVARYVGARDYNKVTYYIKQGIAMAVVLSLFFGAAGYLLTPSILNFMDTSPATHVLASPYLRIFFASALFFFGQDLVYAIFRASGDTRTPTLVGIGGVLLNAALDPLLIFGLGPIPALGVAGASLATSISVTAGAAVITILLMKGKLGYPVDKPFSITPHLNSMIKIARIGMPIASQQFIFVVVYWFLIKVVHVYGEAAAAAMGIGNRMESFSYLTCYGFSVAASTMVGQNLGAKKPDRAARCAWGAVGIAVAITFVISVIFIIFPRQIAAVFTDHSEVLGIAIDYLIILGISQMAMALEIVLEGAFGGAGDTLPPTLVMIPLSLARVPLAYYLAFHLDWGINGVWWTLTFTSVAKGIILAFVFKLGRWKTKEV
- a CDS encoding fumarylacetoacetate hydrolase family protein, which codes for MNKKYVRFSPKGQNLPRYGSLEVDNVTALDKAPWLGGMETGDKYKLDEVQLLAPVEPSKVVCIGLNYHAHVKASQSANEAPEYPLIFLKPPSSVIGQDEKIIYPPQSQRVDYEAELGVVVGQTAKGVSRDDAIKYVFGYTCVNDVTARDLQKKDGQWSRAKGFDTFCPVGPWIVTDLKYQDVLVEGVLNGEVKQSGRTSLMIFDIPYLVSYISSVMTLNPGDLISTGTPAGIAPMKSGDIIEVKLEGIGTLRNTMA